The genomic window aatacatacttagtaCATAAGAATAGATACTcgagctcatcacacaaatattagtcccgggtgggattcgaacccatcacacgcggcgctacacCGCGTTCACCACTGCGtgcaattataaaaataattatcatttgttttaacggtaaaggaaatcatcgtgatgaaaccttgcatgcgtTTAAAACAGTTCTCGAAGGAAAAAGTCAAagtgcaaagtccctaacccgcacttggccagcgtggtggactcaaggcctaacccctccttcattccGAAGGGAGatttttgcccagcagtgggacagtaatgagttaaattgtattgtttttatacataccTTCAAAGTTTGTGCCAAAAGAAACGAACATCcgataattttcataaaatcttcTGGTTTTGTGTCCAGTTTCAATTTACCTGTAgtgaaataatgaaatattaaataaatagtggaccttataaaatgtattgtcatattttaatagatgtagaaaaaatactaaattattattatgagtctTTTAGAatcctactaatactataaatgcgaaagtttgtgagtatgtatgttattctttcacgcaaatactactaaatcgattacgatgaaatttgatatgtagCTGAacacccagaataacacataggctactttttatcccttagttcccgagggatcgggatttacacggggagggtttccacgcggacgaagtcgcgggcggcctctagtttaaatatatttgtcgGTTTCTAAGCCCCTCTCGTataagaataatgttttttaacccataactgtcccactgtaggcatatgtgttattctgggtcttcagctacctatataccaaatttcattgtaatcggttgagaagtatttgcgtgaaagagtaacaaacaaacatacatacatacattctcacaaactttcgcatttataatattagtaggataaatgTAGGGAGTTGTCACTGCCTACAAAGAGAAGCTAGGTGATGAGTGACGTGCGTCGATGAGATGATATAAAGGTTGTGGTATAGGGAATGATAAACACAACCTTTCACGACGAGTGCTTTAATGTCACTAAGTAATTAAAGTACAattcaattacaataataataatgctgACACGCAGTGCGATgctaattatgtatataaaataatattaacctgtacaatataatcttcttcttcttcttatcgtatggttagtggtcaacctagtgtccaagttgttcaagccgcccgaaggcctttgacatggcttaacgactgttaccttagtagataacagccgggaccgactttttacgtgccctccgaagcacggagacgcccatttcaaatatcactatgcggtcacccatcgaaggaatgaccgcgctaaggtagcttaacccacagatcgtttaccgaccggtgaccgCAACCACTAGCGTcccttacaaaataattagatAGATTCGAACCCACTTACCCTTATCACAAGAGTTAGCTACTAACAATTCTACAAGACATTCCACAATCTCTCTCAGTTTAGCATCGTCGTACAACATCTTGATACAAGTCAAcgatttatgtatgtttgtgcaTGACACGTTTATTTCTTGCATGTGTTCTGAGTTCTTCTGTAAACATAAGATGTAGAGATAACTGTTAGATAAGTGTtggttaaatctatactaatattataaagctgaagagtttgtttgtttgtttgaacgcgctaatgtgaggaactactggtcccatttgaaaaattctttcagtgttagatagcctatttatcgaggaaggctataggctatataacatcacgctaagatcattaggagcggagtagcaacgaaaaatgttacaaaaacggggaaaattttgacccattctcttaggtgacgcaagcgaagttgcgcgggtcagctagtataaaactaaaataaaaattaatatactaaaatatattaattttagtctTAGTTTTACAGActtttacataatgtttaatGCCTAATATTTACATGtcttaatgacaaaatatgtgatactgtattattttgataaccaacttttgtaccatattttctgcgaataaaaataatttgaatttgaactaTCCGTTAGCAAATATATGAAGACCACTGCCAAAATTCTTTTTGATAAGAAATCTGACAGATTAAtgcctgcctccgtggcgcagtggtttaggtcgccacgccgctatcattgcatagggaggtagtgggttcgattcccactcggaacgattatttgtgcgatctacaatagtcaattatgtttgtaaaagtccctgcgccacaagagcaattaatgcgggagttgtcgtgaaaaaactaaataaaaagatATCCAAAGGTGGTGATATTGGCCTTTATTCATACATATCACACATGTTACCAAAAtcatactattaaaaatattaattttactcgatccgggaatcaaacccaagatcTCGGATTAAATACACAACCATTGGGACATCAGAGataagaaaatttatataagCATTTTTTCGTTGACATAACAAATATATGTAACGTAAGTCTCCAATACCAcaatacataacaaataaataaataatttacctgCAATATTTCAGACAGCAATTCCTCCATAATTTGTGTAAAACAGCAAATCCATTCATCCATTCTGTTCCTTAACTTTtcactcatattattatttttaacacaaaatttattcaaactACCCTTCAAAGCGGGCGACATTTTGAAATTCAAGACTTGGTCAGTTGTTTCCAAGCGATCTTTAGGAGTTGTCTTAATAGGTCTTCGTATTGGAAGTAATTTcggtattttaaatatttgttcctgattttgattaattttcgACGTTTTTGGGTTTAAAACGTTCAGTATTTTTTCTACTCTATTCCTTGCAGCTGTGTTTATTCTCGTTTCCTGAATATTTTGGCTTTTGTCGTCAATTCTTTGGGAAATATTTTGAGTAGAAATACTAGGTTTGGTCGAATCGAATAGTTTTACAAAAGAATCgttgtcattttgaaaatatttcgatattattgaatttggtttttgattatttgttttttgtaaattatgttgAAAATTTTGGAAAAATGTATTCTGATTATTGTTAAATAGAGATTTTGGATTTTTGTGACTATTTGGTAGtttttcaaaatcattattcgtttcttttaaatgtaattcTTGTACACGATTACTTATTTCAGAAGAttccatacatttatttaattttggtttagtgatattaattaaaaagtcaCAATTCTTCCCTGTTTCTTTGCCAACTAAATCTTTTTctcttttagaaaataaatccgatattttattttgaataaatatgttattttcttCCTCCAttctgttatttaaaattacttttatttttttaagatcgGTATAAGGTTTAGGTTGTATGGCAACACCGTTTGTAAATTCTTGAGGCTTGCAACACTTTATGTTTAACGAATTCGCTTTTGATTGGAGATTTTCGTCGTTGGTTAGAAGTATCTgaaaaatcacaaatatattgtaatttcaTTCGTTTTAGTCAGCCTaatctttcttccaactatgttggagtcggcttccagtctcaccggatgcatctgaatactagtattttacatggagcgactgtctatctgacctccacaacccagttacctgggtacacgatacccttcagtaataCTAACCCTACATTTTTACCCTTTATCACCAAAACCCCTACTTTTAATAGCCATTTTAGTATAATCTATATGACAAAGCTACGtttgccaggtcagctagtctttatatatataattcttctgtaagtgtgtatgtcactgaacttctcttaaacgactgggccgattttgatgaaattttttgtgtgtgttcaaggggatctgagaatggtttagattcacaattttgtccgctggacaatcattttttaattaatttttaatttattagtaacgtgtagacaggacaacgtctgtcgggtcagctagtattactaTAAATTACTTACCACATAATATTTGTCTTTGATAGCTTTCATACAGCAATTTAATATGTTATCGTAActatttgttatattatctgAATCTTGCGATCTTGGTTCAACTGAAAagaaataaacacattactCTCCTTTCCGACTCAATCGAGTAAACTTATGTAATTCCTATACTTTATTGGTTTGaggaaatatataaaacagcATGAGATTGAATTTTcatatacaaaattatgcttGTTATatccaaaggggtaggcagaagtTAGAAATACACTCATGTTTTGCCACTAACAATGTTAGTACCATTTAATAGAAGACGAGAATATAGAGCCTTAATATGGGCACTTCACCAAAGTTCAGgtaactattaatttttttattacataacagtaggtaaataaagaataaaaccAATAGTTTAAGTAGAAAATTACAATGagactattaataaaattacaccaaaaatataatttttacacaaCCCAAGAATCAAACCTGGGCTCATGTTCAGCTTATTATTATTGGCTATTGTCACACCCtactcaggaatcgaaccccaCTATCAGCAGTCGCACACTACCTCAGTACTTACcaatatattgtttgtatggTCCAGCCATACGTCGACTCATCTGCCTAGCTATCAACACTCTCTGCTGACCCCTACAGTCTCCTATACATAGCGCTTCGATATCGCTACGAACACTCCCCGGTATGAGAAGACGGGACTTTTCATctgaaagttaaaattatattattatgtgctttTACAAACAGGCATAAAAatactaccagtcaaatcagctatgtatatataattatgaaatacgacatagtgacttcacagtttcgtattttcgttgtaattaaatgagtgcctaatataatgtttcatcAGTCTGTAATAAGTTTAATTACGAATTAATTTCCGAAAATAATTGACATACTTAGTGAGCATTCTTGATAAATCTCAAACAAGTAcaagattaatatttatttttgttaacacaGTCAACTACTGTATTATATGATTAGACACTAAGAAAAGGTTGTTTTACACAAATACTCGTTAACAAAACTCTAGcctcttataaaaaatattctaacaaaatCAACACCATAAATATTACCTGACCCTGGAATCGAACCTCGTGATTGACAGTCATATACATAATTACAAACACTGACAAAGTAAAAATTCTCTTGAAATAAAGAAGCATTTTAAGATTTCAAAGACCAGCTTGGACTTAAAGCCAATTCCCTCCCtgattccgggaggagacctttgcccagctgtgggcAAGGCAGTAATatgctaaaataatattgctttataCATACCTGACtttaatatttcttcaataatttCATAATTGTCCAACAACACATTCACATCAGCTACTAAATACCAAATCTCTTTGTCAGAAAACAAAGATGGTTCTTTTAAAAGACCTTTCTCTTTTATTTGCGTCAACTTTGTATCAACTTTTCTGATAGATGtctcttttaaaagtaaatcgtGAGATGCCTGTTCTTTCATCTGCATGTTGTTTGTagtaaattcttttattttttcagtttcttTCATCTTTGTATTCAattcttttaaaagtatttcgTTAGACGTTTCTTTTATTGgttgataaattatttcttcGTATCTCACGTTCTGATTAGTACTTTCTTTTATAGGAATTGATGTGGATTCTTTTAAATGCCCTTTGTtagtttctttgtttatttcCGGGTAAGTGTGTGATACTATTTCGTATCTTGTATTCTTTGAAATAGTTTCTTTTATTTGATGCGTTTCTTTTAAAAGAGGGATTGATGCTTTCTCTTTTATAGGATCGTTTATGATTgattcttttattatattatttgtgcttttattgttatcttgttttaatattggTTGAAGATTTAGTTGGTTTCTAGGTGTAGTCAAAATAGATGCCTTTTCTTTTGATATGTCTGAGTTAATGTTATTCTCTATTGCCTGTTCTTGAGATTCCATATTGTAAGTCTTGATTGGAGTTTTctagaaacaataaaattatgttttttaaatattatggagaaatatttattgttaactactgaggtaacacaccaataacttgcagtggaagaaaaaatacaatgcctgagatatttttaaatctttttttgaaGGGATAGCATGTTTCCTAGCTTGTAATGGGCTAGAATGGCCACTAGTTCACCATGCTAAGGAACACTGCTagcttgtttaattaaaaatgtagaaataatCTAGTAGCATAACAGTTgtgaataaatactttaaaaaatgataCTTTTGAAATTTGATGTTGCTGCTTAAAGACAAAATTTTATGTTGTGCATtgtcaaatctatactaatattataaagctgaagagtttgtttgattgtttgtttgaacgtgctaatctcaggaactactggtccgatttgaaaaattctttcagtgttagatagtccatttatcgaggaaggttataggctatatatcatcacgctactaccaataggaacagagtaccagtgaaaaatgttacaaaaacgaaaatGCCTGtataactattaatataacCGCTATTAGAATTACCTAGGATAAAAATTTTATGAACATTAATTAGTTACACCACATAATTTTATCAGAAATTTCATGTATCTAGGAGTACTTACAGCAGAAATACATATTTCGTTATCTTCACTTGCGTCACTATAATGTTCATTGGTCAAATCGAATGTGATCTTCTTCCTTGAAGGCAGTACAGGCTCATTAAGCTTTGCCTTTTTTACTGAAAgcaagaagtaattaaatatttatttgcaaattcCAGATACCATAAAAGTCGGTTGAATCATCAAGGTGATATTTGCTCATTATGTACTAAACttctatccctcttattcataaaaattaatGAAGTTATTCATTTCACTCctaagcgaaatgaaaaagagaaaacatatttaattatagtagctttttaactaaaataggtttattgtGTGTTTATGAAATAAGAGGGTGTGTGTTTAGTCAGATTTCTTGACAAGTAACTATAATCCGTACTTTAGCATAACTTAGCACTATAAACAACACACAGatacgaccagtgagaggtcaggcgcggGTCCGATAGTTTTAGGTGCTCTCTGAAACATGGATATTGGATATCTACGTCGTCAACTTCCTCACTCCAGAGAATTCCTTGACAGAAAAGCTCAGATAAAATTTTTTGGGGACTCGAGATTTGAACTCGAGACCTCTGCACGGCAGTCGCAACTCTATCGACGACACCACAGAGTAGTTATTCCAACATAACGAACAGCAAATAAATACagtcaaattgagaacctccacCTTTTTTCGAAGTTGGTTAGTAAAATACTACTAAagctaatattttcaaaattaatacatACCTTCCAAAGGTTGTTTCACTGCTTGCTTCCTTTTAGCCACTAATAAGAACCTTAAATCAGAGCTATCTAATTTACTAATATCTTTTACTTCTCCCAAATCATCTGATTTTGTATTGTTAACCTTATTACAATGCATTAGGTTCTGATTTTCAGTACAAAAATCTGTTTCAGATTGATCTTCATCAGAAAATTCTATTCTATGAGGAATTAAAGTagattttccaatatttttagAAGGTCCAACATTTGTGTAATCTTGTTCCAAATTTACTATTTCTGTGTTATTTGTCAAAGTACCATCATTTTCCAACTGCATTTTAGATTCATT from Anticarsia gemmatalis isolate Benzon Research Colony breed Stoneville strain chromosome 28, ilAntGemm2 primary, whole genome shotgun sequence includes these protein-coding regions:
- the LOC142984724 gene encoding uncharacterized protein LOC142984724, which gives rise to MNPNKKSLVVNNGWILCPSKSFPGKFYYFNGQTGEAVWSLTDNEKNALKKDNRGNIQKINNTFHGYPEPATPPNHSPEAIPKVWPNTSTNIWPNCKTPFQNRNFVQHTPMFGQPARFDTNLDRFMPMPNIVWTPIQLPTPNWRFMAPDWRPTADQVTQTSQIERDLHVHTSGIPLSQRFVNYETPTLSFDKENKILKNNSKTPDKNESKMQLENDGTLTNNTEIVNLEQDYTNVGPSKNIGKSTLIPHRIEFSDEDQSETDFCTENQNLMHCNKVNNTKSDDLGEVKDISKLDSSDLRFLLVAKRKQAVKQPLEVKKAKLNEPVLPSRKKITFDLTNEHYSDASEDNEICISAKTPIKTYNMESQEQAIENNINSDISKEKASILTTPRNQLNLQPILKQDNNKSTNNIIKESIINDPIKEKASIPLLKETHQIKETISKNTRYEIVSHTYPEINKETNKGHLKESTSIPIKESTNQNVRYEEIIYQPIKETSNEILLKELNTKMKETEKIKEFTTNNMQMKEQASHDLLLKETSIRKVDTKLTQIKEKGLLKEPSLFSDKEIWYLVADVNVLLDNYEIIEEILKSDEKSRLLIPGSVRSDIEALCIGDCRGQQRVLIARQMSRRMAGPYKQYIVEPRSQDSDNITNSYDNILNCCMKAIKDKYYVILLTNDENLQSKANSLNIKCCKPQEFTNGVAIQPKPYTDLKKIKVILNNRMEEENNIFIQNKISDLFSKREKDLVGKETGKNCDFLINITKPKLNKCMESSEISNRVQELHLKETNNDFEKLPNSHKNPKSLFNNNQNTFFQNFQHNLQKTNNQKPNSIISKYFQNDNDSFVKLFDSTKPSISTQNISQRIDDKSQNIQETRINTAARNRVEKILNVLNPKTSKINQNQEQIFKIPKLLPIRRPIKTTPKDRLETTDQVLNFKMSPALKGSLNKFCVKNNNMSEKLRNRMDEWICCFTQIMEELLSEILQKNSEHMQEINVSCTNIHKSLTCIKMLYDDAKLREIVECLVELLVANSCDKGKLKLDTKPEDFMKIIGCSFLLAQTLKSILPTCTVLQDIESNLDTLLYHIESESVDPDPELLRPSAVCRSEVNDVNKGTRQNFSKEPSYVIDYLKKHFKCWADLEPNKNENNSNSKNGQNEDLKIVRMFGKNLSMVKIDNNKSISYSKPTENASKADETKVMRLVENDQPTEMINSQNTGQILGKLLMKPQKLFCTETDNNKRQNDNYMEIAQPEMSNFDKNNEDHTFDEAGPKMISNMKLIDQYEERVKNKEPLDLDLLDYSEMNNSIDDFSDKTGDNISFRFNDNENDGSNNGFFKTPNNVMQFDDSYARVSDNYASVNENYASRNDTQEKGNDIENFDSISISKIYGSRNNTYANVNYATVALTDDKYANCERNYANTREDSTADSGFENESTQAHTLVKVFLKQLSKTFKDIYGFITSFVKEIRGKPMCEERKNILHIKASRCLQEMVAVIHQLKSIIRRESHENTVLKSLLLSAGIEATTDKRITRYRQIIIKCLEQAQTLESALRVIVCITIGDIDAISNNADSISSSIRYINIFE